A single region of the Rhipicephalus microplus isolate Deutch F79 chromosome 10, USDA_Rmic, whole genome shotgun sequence genome encodes:
- the LOC119167884 gene encoding uncharacterized protein LOC119167884, protein MTNHKDRASRKRKRAAIAACRARAAAAFSHHSRKANSPESNREQRQSAACTPCLDDSGFAREDDATSEYWDNFGIVEESLPGLSLETSVTTQPEEPIITGRRVVSLAHFVNAVRSLDDHSCPKLTGRFALVKERRVGLWSELTFTCSECQEIRNLTTDPVTEPTSLTDKANVGVNDAAVWAFMSIGSGHSQFEEEMAVMEISAMSKGAFLRREESLGKCWKTVLFDQMIKAGKEEKKKLAEEAGAFCEDGIPPYITVIVYGGWSHRSHGHRYSANSGVAVIIGERTKKLLYLGVRNKLCSTCEHYSRTGKGKKDHVCYKNWNQSSGAMESDIIVEGFQRSVEMHGVEYRTFIGDGDSSVLHQILTKVEYGRFVKKRECANHVVKCYTTRLYGIAKETKGSSAFLSGPRIKRLKNGARKAIKHYANILRDVQGTAQKQRAQKADLTRQLAGDLINGPKHVFGCHDSCKDYFCDGTKGDNIYDGMPKVLQMKIVTAANIIAEKADRLVTDDTSNLAEAVMALVAKLSGGKQINRCQKGSYEHRCYGAGLSFQLGPQWHCTTSKAVTCKSPAAVLKRYASKKTAQKANKESLRRKLFEENGHQQHKRKESTVNDSMIHYGPNCQQPDMPPEQYAEKERAVLASLQVNEKQQMEIEKATRGQADNPTWHFERNMRLTASNFYAVCRRREWTPCDTLVKTLLYKKNFTSAALEHGRQQERVALRLYEQEMETAVQPCGLFVYPEYGFLAASPDGLIASDGIVEVKCPFTSKDMEPSEAAKKYNQRSQVHEPPKLSCSHNYFYQVQGQLHITKRSFCHFVVCTSKGIHVQRIERDNDFWKFRILPQLIRFYRDCMLPEIVDPRILRAACPYADHSGM, encoded by the exons ATGACAAATCATAAGGATAGAGCTTCACGGAAGAGGAAGAGAGCCGCCATCGCGGCATGTCGAGCAcgggcagcagctgcattttcacacCATTCAAG GAAGGCGAATTCGCCGGAGAGCAACAGAGAGCAACGCCAAAGCGCCGCCTGTACGCCATGCTTGGACGACAGTGGTTTTGCCAGAGAGGATGACGCAACGTCTGAATACTGGGACAATTTCGGCATCGTCGAGGAGTCGCTGCCGGGCCTGAGTCTGGAGACAAGCGTCACAACTCAGCCAGAGGAGCCGATCATCACCGGAAGACGAGTTGTGTCGCTGGCCCATTTCGTGAACGCTGTTCGTAGTCTCGACGACCACAGCTGTCCTAAGCTGACTGGACGTTTTGCACTCGTGAAAGAACGGAGAGTGGGGCTCTGGTCGGAGCTCACTTTTACCTGCAGTGAATGTCAGGAAATCAGAAACTTGACGACTGACCCCGTCACAGAACCAACGTCCCTCACTGACAAAGCAAACGTAGGAGTCAATGATGCTGCTGTTTGGGCATTCATGAGTATCGGATCGGGCCACTCGCAGTTCGAGGAAGAAATGGCAGTCATGGAAATTTCTGCTATGAGCAAAGGGGCTTTTCTACGCCGGGAGGAGTCCCTGGGAAAG tgCTGGAAAACCGTCCTTTTTGACCAAATGATAAAAgccggaaaagaagaaaaaaaaaaactcgcggaaGAAGCTGGGGCTTTCTGTGAGGATGGCATACCCCCCTATATTACAGTGATTGTCTATGGTGGGTGGTCACACCGCAGTCATGGACACCGGTATTCCGCCAACTCTGGTGTCGCTGTGATTATAGGAGAACGCACGAAGAAGCTCCTCTACCTAGGAGTACGAAACAAGCTGTGCAGTACCTGTGAGCACTATTCTAGGACGGGAAAGGGCAAGAAAGACCATGTGTGCTACAAGAATTGGAACCAAAGCTCAGGGGCAATGGAGTCGGATATTATCGTTGAAGGCTTCCAGAGAAGCGTGGAAATGCATGGTGTGGAATACCGGACATTCATAGGAGACGGGGATTCGTCCGTTTTACATCAGATACTCACGAAAGTGGAGTACGGGCGCTTTGTAAAAAAGAGGGAATGTGCAAACCATGTTGTGAAATGTTACACCACTCGGCTCTATGGCATAGCCAAAGAAACAAAGGGCAGTTCAGCTTTCCTAAGTGGCCCTAGGATTAAGCGGTTAAAGAATGGTGCACGGAAGGCCATAAAGCACTACGCAAACATTCTTAGAGATGTACAGGGCACTGCACAAAAGCAGCGTGCCCAGAAAGCCGACCTTACGCGCCAGCTTGCGGGTGACCTAATAAATGGCCCAAAACATGTTTTTGGTTGCCACGACAGTTGCAAAGACTACTTCTGTGATGGCACCAAAGGTGACAACATTTATGATGGCATGCCTAAGGTGCTACAAATGAAAATAGTTACCGCTGCCAATATAATTGCCGAAAAAGCTGACCGTCTTGTGACAGATGATACAAGTAATCTTGCCGAGGCAGTCATGGCACTGGTAGCCAAACTATCTGGTGGtaaacagatcaacagatgtcaaAAGGGCTCTTATGAACACCGCTGTTATGGAGCTGGGCTCAGCTTTCAGCTGGGGCCACAGTGGCACTGCACCACATCCAAGGCTGTAACCTGCAAGAGCCCCGCAGCCGTCTTGAAGCGCTACGCAAGCAAGAAGACGGCTCAGAAAGCAAACAAAGAGTCTctcagaagaaaactgtttgaagaaaatggccaccagcagcatAAACGCAAGGAGTCTACGGTGAACGACTCAATGATTCATTATGGTCCGAATTGCCAGCAGCCAGACATGCCACCAGAGCAATATGCCGAGAAAGAACGGGCTGTTTTAGCAAGCCTGCAGGTGAATGAGAAACAGCAGatggaaattgagaaggctactcGAGGACAGGCTGATAATCCTACATGGcattttgaaagaaacatgcgcCTAACGGCGTCGAATTTCTATGCAGTATGCCGAAGGAGGGAGTGGACACCGTGTGACACGCTCGTGAAGACCCTGCTCTATAAAAAAAATTTCACCAGTGCCGCTCTTGAGCATGGAAGACAACAGGAGCGTGTTGCACTCCGGTTATACGAGCAAGAAATGGAAACTGCTGTGCAACCTTGCGGATTATTTGTTTACCCAGAGTACGGATTCTTGGCGGCGTCGCCAGACGGATTAATTGCGAGCGACGGTATCGTGGAGGTGAAGTGCCCATTCACTTCGAAGGACATGGAGCCATCCGAGGCAGCTAAAAAGTACAATCAAAGGAGCCAAGTACACGAACCACCCAAATTGAGCTGCTCTCATAACTATTTCTACCAAGTGCAAGGCCAGCTGCATATCACTAAAAGAAGTTTCTGCCACTTCGTCGTCTGCACGTCGAAGGGCATCCACGTACAGCGGATCGAAAGAGATAATGACTTTTGGAAATTCAGAATCCTTCCACAACTAATCAGATTTTACAGAGACTGCATGTTACCTGAAATTGTAGATCCCCGTATACTACGCGCAGCATGCCCATACGCAGACCACAGTGGAATGTGA